A region from the Triticum aestivum cultivar Chinese Spring chromosome 3D, IWGSC CS RefSeq v2.1, whole genome shotgun sequence genome encodes:
- the LOC123075561 gene encoding sugar transport protein MST3-like, with translation MAGGVVMNTAGGKPYPGKLTLYVVFTCVVASTGGLIFGYDIGISGGVTSMDPFLLKFFPEVYWKKQEASKSNQYCRYDNQLLQAFTSSLYLAALIASFFASTVTRVLGRRWSMFAGGFAFLVGAGLNGAAQNIAMLIVGRTLLGVGIGFANQSVPLYMSEMAPARLRGMLGTGFNLMITTGILTAELINYGTNKIKGGHGWRFSLGLAAVPAAVITLGSLFLPDTPNSLMERGHPDASRRMLRHIRGTDDIGDEYADLVAAREVSKLVQHPWRNIVLRKYRAQLTMAVLIPFFQQLSGINVINFYAPVLFETLGFKGDASLVSSVMTGGVLVLGSLVTMLIVDRLGRRKLFLQGGAQMLVSQLAVGTLIAARFGTSGVGEMPKGYAAAVVLFICLYVAGFVWSWGALGWLVPSEIFPLEIRSAAQSINVSVNMLFTFVIAQAFLTMLCHMKFGLFYFFAGWGVVMTVFVALFLPETKNVPIEEMVLVWKGHWFWSRFVGDDDIHFGLGSSHPLKKA, from the exons ATGGCCGGCGGCGTCGTGATGAACACGGCCGGTGGAAAGCCATACCCTGGCAAGCTCACTCTGTACGTCGTCTTCACCTGCGTCGTCGCCTCCACGGGCGGCCTCATCTTCGGGTATGACATCGGCATCTCAGGCGGCGTCACTTCCATGGACCCCTTCCTCTTGAAGTTCTTCCCAGAGGTGTATTGGAAGAAACAGGAAGCAAGCAAGAGCAACCAGTACTGCCGCTACGACAACCAGCTGCTACAGGCCTTCACCTCCTCGCTCTACCTTGCCGCCCTCATTGCCTCCTTCTTTGCCTCCACCGTCACGCGTGTCCTGGGCCGCAGGTGGTCCATGTTTGCCGGCGGCTTCGCCTTTCTCGTGGGAGCGGGCCTGAACGGCGCCGCGCAGAACATTGCCATGCTCATCGTTGGACGCACATTGCTCGGAGTCGGCATCGGGTTCGCCAATCAG TCTGTGCCGTTGTACATGTCGGAGATGGCACCGGCGCGTCTTCGTGGCATGCTCGGCACTGGTTTCAACCTCATGATCACCACCGGCATCCTGACAGCAGAGCTCATCAACTACGGTACCAACAAGATCAAAGGCGGCCATGGTTGGCGCTTCAGCCTGGGGCTCGCGGCTGTGCCAGCGGCGGTCATCACGCTCGGCTCACTCTTCCTCCCTGACACCCCCAACTCACTGATGGAGCGAGGCCACCCAGATGCGTCCCGTCGGATGCTACGCCATATTCGCGGCACCGACGACATCGGTGATGAGTACGCGGACCTGGTGGCAGCAAGGGAGGTGTCAAAGCTAGTGCAACATCCATGGCGTAACATTGTGTTGCGCAAGTACCGTGCGCAGCTCACCATggccgtgctcatccccttcttcCAGCAGCTCTCTGGCATCAACGTCATCAACTTCTACGCACCCGTGCTTTTTGAGACGCTCGGTTTTAAAGGGGACGCGTCGCTCGTGTCGTCAGTTATGACAGGCGGCGTCCTCGTGCTTGGCTCGCTGGTGACAATGCTCATCGTCGACAGGCTGGGGCGACGGAAGTTGTTCCTGCAGGGTGGCGCGCAGATGCTAGTGTCTCAGCTCGCGGTGGGGACGCTGATCGCGGCAAGGTTCGGGACGAGCGGCGTTGGAGAGATGCCCAAAGGCTACGCGGCGGCGGTGGTGCTCTTCATCTGCTTGTACGTGGCGGGCTTTGTGTGGTCGTGGGGTGCGCTGGGGTGGCTGGTGCCGAGCGAGATCTTCCCGCTGGAGATCCGGTCGGCGGCGCAGAGCATCAATGTATCGGTGAACATGCTCTTCACCTTCGTCATCGCGCAGGCCTTCCTCACGATGCTCTGCCACATGAAATTCGGGCTCTTCTACTTCTTCGCCGGATGGGGGGTGGTCATGACCGTCTTCGTCGCGCTCTTCCTGCCGGAGACCAAGAACGTCCCCATCGAGGAGATGGTGCTTGTCTGGAAGGGACACTGGTTCTGGAGCAGGTTTGTGGGAGATGATGACATCCAC